One segment of Streptosporangium brasiliense DNA contains the following:
- a CDS encoding ABC transporter substrate-binding protein, whose protein sequence is MSGSGVDTLNPFLAFFNGALDIFGSIYPTLNSLDENGKPGPYLAESWTPSEDKLTWTFKLRDGLKWSDGKPITAEDAAWTLNLIMTDAVAGTANGSLVSNFESVTATDATTLVIKTKAPQANVIYASIPISGIPIVPKHIWEPQAKNLKDVKNDTFPVVGYGPWTLTEYKPEQYAKFDANKDFILGRPGFDHMIQQSFKSTDAAVAALRSGQLDYINGVNPTQFKALQTDKSLLTVQEVGNGWTGVEVNHNARTRTGKKIGTGHPALGDPVLRRAISLATDRKTLVAKVLDGMGVAGSGYLPPAWPQWSWKPDAGQETPFDLAQAAKILDEAGYTKGDDGVRVDPKSGRPLELRLGIHSDDTADAGISTYLKGWLETIGVKLKIQTLSMSALNSDLAKGDWDLLMDGWTTGPDPTYLLGIQTCATLPKDDGTGGNTDAFFCDKAYDELFDKQLTTFDQNERAKIVAEMQAILYKADVDQIHFYANTLDVARTDTVSGLITGQPDAQGMYPAQTAFWSYLKAAPPAAKPAAASAEEGGGGTLWIAGGVLLLALVGGGIVLKRRSGAGDRE, encoded by the coding sequence ATGTCGGGCTCGGGCGTCGACACGCTCAACCCGTTCCTCGCCTTCTTCAACGGCGCGCTGGACATCTTCGGCTCGATCTACCCCACGCTGAACTCGCTGGACGAGAACGGCAAGCCGGGTCCGTACCTGGCGGAGTCGTGGACGCCGTCAGAGGACAAGCTCACCTGGACCTTCAAGCTCAGGGACGGCCTGAAGTGGAGTGACGGCAAGCCGATCACGGCCGAGGACGCCGCCTGGACCCTCAACCTGATCATGACCGACGCGGTCGCGGGCACCGCCAACGGCTCGCTGGTCAGCAACTTCGAGTCGGTCACCGCGACCGACGCCACGACGCTGGTCATCAAGACCAAGGCGCCGCAGGCCAACGTCATCTACGCGAGCATCCCGATCAGCGGCATCCCGATCGTGCCGAAGCACATCTGGGAGCCGCAGGCCAAGAACCTCAAGGACGTCAAGAACGACACCTTCCCCGTCGTCGGCTACGGCCCGTGGACGCTCACGGAGTACAAGCCCGAGCAGTACGCGAAGTTCGACGCCAACAAGGACTTCATCCTGGGCCGGCCCGGCTTCGACCACATGATCCAGCAGAGCTTCAAGTCGACCGACGCCGCCGTCGCCGCGCTGCGCAGCGGCCAGCTGGACTACATCAACGGTGTGAACCCGACCCAGTTCAAGGCGCTGCAGACGGACAAGAGCCTGCTGACCGTCCAGGAGGTCGGCAACGGCTGGACCGGTGTCGAGGTCAACCACAACGCCCGCACCCGCACCGGCAAGAAGATCGGCACCGGCCATCCCGCGCTCGGCGACCCGGTGCTGCGCCGCGCGATCTCGCTGGCCACCGACAGGAAGACGCTGGTCGCCAAGGTGCTCGACGGCATGGGTGTGGCCGGCTCCGGCTACCTGCCCCCGGCTTGGCCGCAGTGGAGCTGGAAGCCGGACGCGGGCCAGGAGACACCGTTCGACCTCGCCCAGGCCGCCAAGATCCTCGACGAGGCCGGCTACACCAAGGGCGACGACGGCGTCCGCGTCGACCCCAAGAGCGGCAGGCCGCTGGAGCTGCGCCTCGGCATCCACTCCGACGACACGGCCGACGCGGGCATCTCCACCTACCTCAAGGGCTGGCTGGAGACGATCGGCGTCAAGCTCAAGATCCAGACGCTGAGCATGAGCGCGCTCAACAGCGACCTGGCCAAGGGCGACTGGGACCTGCTGATGGACGGCTGGACCACCGGCCCCGACCCGACCTACCTGCTCGGCATCCAGACCTGCGCCACGCTGCCCAAGGACGACGGCACCGGCGGCAACACCGACGCCTTCTTCTGCGACAAGGCCTACGACGAGCTGTTCGACAAGCAGCTCACCACGTTCGACCAGAACGAGCGGGCCAAGATCGTCGCCGAGATGCAGGCCATCCTGTACAAGGCCGACGTCGACCAGATCCACTTCTACGCCAACACCCTCGACGTCGCCCGCACCGACACCGTGAGCGGTCTGATCACCGGGCAGCCGGACGCGCAGGGCATGTACCCGGCGCAGACCGCGTTCTGGAGCTACCTCAAGGCCGCGCCGCCCGCCGCGAAGCCGGCCGCCGCCTCGGCCGAGGAGGGCGGCGGCGGCACGCTGTGGATCGCCGGCGGTGTCCTGCTCCTCGCGCTCGTCGGCGGCGGGATCGTGCTCAAGCGCCGCTCGGGGGCGGGCGACCGTGAGTAG
- a CDS encoding ABC transporter permease, which translates to MSSLTAPGPAKVKGRGVKRSDLLPYLGSKLVAALVSFFVTLVIGFVIFSLMPADPVRTLTRGRPTSEAQLAQIRVQLGLDDPVWERFLTFVGNTLKGELGYSWQFQQSVSSLVADRLGPTLLLMGTAAVLSIAFGLWLGVRSGWRHGSLFDRIASSTSLTLWSVPTFWLGMILLVTFSVGVGPIPSLLPAGGMSDPSLPQEGWTHVADVARHLVLPCLTMVLVVFAQYVTVMRTSIIDEMGSPYLLTARAKGLTDDAVRRRHAVPNALLPSVTMIFMHLGILVSGAITVEAVYSWPGLGYLTYEALKIPDLPLLQGTFIVFSASVIIMNLLADVVYRFLDPRVRAQ; encoded by the coding sequence GTGAGTAGCCTCACCGCCCCGGGCCCGGCCAAGGTCAAGGGGCGGGGGGTCAAGCGGTCGGATCTCCTGCCCTATCTGGGCTCGAAACTGGTCGCGGCCCTGGTGAGCTTCTTCGTCACGCTGGTCATCGGCTTCGTGATCTTCAGCCTGATGCCGGCCGACCCGGTCCGCACCCTGACCAGGGGCCGCCCCACGAGCGAGGCCCAGCTCGCCCAGATCCGTGTCCAGCTCGGCCTGGACGACCCGGTCTGGGAGCGGTTCCTCACCTTCGTCGGCAACACGCTCAAGGGAGAGCTCGGCTACTCCTGGCAGTTCCAGCAGTCGGTCTCGTCGCTGGTGGCCGACCGGCTCGGGCCGACCCTGCTCCTCATGGGCACGGCCGCGGTCCTGTCGATCGCGTTCGGCCTGTGGCTGGGCGTCCGCAGCGGCTGGCGGCACGGCAGCCTGTTCGACCGGATCGCCTCCAGCACCTCGCTCACGCTGTGGTCGGTGCCGACGTTCTGGCTCGGCATGATCCTGCTGGTCACCTTCAGCGTGGGTGTCGGCCCGATCCCGAGCCTGTTGCCCGCGGGAGGGATGAGCGACCCCTCGCTGCCGCAGGAGGGCTGGACCCACGTCGCCGACGTAGCCAGGCATCTGGTGCTGCCCTGCCTGACCATGGTGCTGGTGGTCTTCGCCCAGTACGTCACGGTGATGCGCACCTCGATCATCGACGAGATGGGCAGTCCCTACCTGCTGACCGCCAGGGCCAAGGGCCTGACCGACGACGCCGTACGGCGGCGCCACGCGGTGCCGAACGCGCTGCTGCCCTCGGTCACGATGATCTTCATGCATCTCGGCATCCTGGTCAGCGGCGCGATCACGGTCGAGGCCGTCTACTCCTGGCCCGGCCTCGGCTACCTGACCTACGAGGCGCTCAAGATCCCCGACCTGCCCCTGCTCCAGGGCACCTTCATCGTCTTCAGCGCGAGTGTGATCATCATGAACCTCCTGGCGGACGTGGTCTACCGCTTCCTCGACCCGAGAGTGCGAGCCCAATGA
- a CDS encoding ABC transporter permease translates to MTAVTHAPATVEVPRHHAFGRFCRAYARRPAGLAGLGLLVAFGALALAAPLFIGDDQLNVIKVDGPQLSPPVAGYPLGTDQAGRSVLLLVIWGARESLSIGIIATALTVVLGSAVGLLAGHYQGRVGQALMHVTDWFIALPSLPLAISLSAVLGQGAASITIAIAVTSWTATARLVRAQTLAVEARPFIERAKVLGAGNTQIMIRHVLPNVTPLILVSSTLTVASAILSEATLTFLGLGDPTSVTWGSMLQAAFAGGAVTAGAWWYLLPPGIAILIVVLGFTLVGRAVEHVLNPRMVDR, encoded by the coding sequence ATGACCGCCGTCACGCACGCCCCGGCCACCGTCGAGGTCCCACGCCACCACGCGTTCGGCCGCTTCTGCCGCGCCTACGCCAGGCGGCCCGCCGGTCTGGCCGGGCTCGGCCTGCTCGTCGCCTTCGGCGCGCTGGCCCTGGCCGCGCCGCTGTTCATCGGTGACGACCAGCTCAACGTGATCAAGGTGGACGGCCCGCAGCTGTCGCCGCCCGTCGCCGGCTACCCCCTCGGTACCGACCAGGCGGGCCGCTCGGTCCTGCTGCTGGTCATCTGGGGCGCACGCGAGTCGCTCAGCATCGGCATCATCGCCACCGCGCTCACCGTGGTCCTGGGCAGCGCGGTCGGCCTGCTGGCCGGGCACTACCAGGGCCGGGTCGGCCAGGCGCTGATGCACGTGACCGACTGGTTCATCGCGCTGCCCAGCCTGCCGCTGGCCATCTCGCTGTCGGCCGTGCTCGGCCAGGGCGCGGCGTCGATCACGATCGCCATCGCGGTCACCTCGTGGACCGCGACCGCCCGCCTCGTGCGCGCCCAGACGCTCGCCGTCGAGGCGAGACCCTTCATCGAGCGGGCCAAGGTGCTGGGCGCGGGCAACACGCAGATCATGATCAGGCACGTGCTGCCCAACGTCACGCCGCTGATCCTGGTCTCCAGCACGCTCACCGTCGCCTCGGCGATCCTGTCGGAGGCCACGCTGACCTTCCTCGGCCTCGGCGACCCGACCAGCGTGACCTGGGGTTCGATGCTCCAGGCGGCGTTCGCGGGCGGCGCGGTCACCGCGGGCGCGTGGTGGTACCTGCTACCGCCGGGCATCGCGATCCTCATCGTCGTGCTCGGCTTCACGCTCGTCGGCCGTGCCGTCGAGCACGTGCTCAACCCGAGGATGGTGGACCGATGA
- a CDS encoding ABC transporter ATP-binding protein: MTAREQTRAPEGRSGAPMLDVRDLRVTYRNGERAVPAVRGVSFTLDRGQTLGVAGESGSGKSTMALGLLRLLAPSAQVSGEVLFEGEDLLTARWARLRAVRWSAASVVFQGAMSALNPVRTIGEQICEPILLHEKVGQQAARKRAAELLDSVGVPSRRAGSYPHEFSGGQRQRIMIAMSLACRPDLIIADEPTTALDVMVQAQVLELLGELVRESGIGVIMISHDLSVLSHMCERLAVMYAGQIAEIGPSRQLIAEPRHPYTRALGRAFPTIGDPASRLAPAGLPGDPPTPPELAGLDEGSGCAFEPRCPEAVAACRTETVELWPSGPRREAACLRVLEGSGA, encoded by the coding sequence ATGACGGCGAGGGAGCAGACCCGGGCGCCGGAGGGGCGGAGCGGGGCTCCGATGCTCGACGTGCGCGACCTGCGGGTGACCTACCGCAACGGCGAGCGCGCCGTGCCCGCCGTACGCGGCGTGAGCTTCACCCTCGACCGCGGCCAGACCCTCGGCGTCGCGGGGGAGTCGGGCTCGGGCAAGTCCACGATGGCGCTCGGCCTGCTGCGGCTGCTGGCCCCCTCCGCCCAGGTGAGCGGCGAGGTGCTGTTCGAGGGGGAGGACCTGCTGACCGCCAGGTGGGCGCGGCTGCGCGCGGTGCGCTGGTCGGCGGCCTCCGTGGTGTTCCAGGGCGCGATGAGCGCGCTCAACCCGGTGCGCACGATCGGCGAGCAGATCTGCGAGCCCATCCTGCTGCACGAGAAGGTCGGGCAGCAGGCGGCACGCAAGCGGGCGGCCGAGCTGCTCGACAGCGTCGGCGTGCCGTCGCGGCGGGCCGGCTCCTACCCGCACGAGTTCTCCGGCGGCCAGCGCCAGCGCATCATGATCGCGATGTCGCTGGCCTGCCGCCCCGACCTGATCATCGCCGACGAGCCGACCACCGCGCTCGACGTCATGGTCCAGGCGCAGGTGCTGGAGCTGCTCGGCGAGCTGGTCCGCGAGTCGGGCATCGGCGTCATCATGATCAGCCACGACCTGTCGGTGCTGTCGCACATGTGCGAGCGGCTGGCCGTCATGTACGCGGGACAGATCGCTGAGATCGGCCCGTCCAGGCAGCTCATCGCCGAGCCGCGGCACCCCTACACGCGGGCGCTCGGCCGGGCCTTCCCGACGATCGGCGACCCGGCCTCGCGGCTCGCGCCCGCCGGGCTGCCCGGCGACCCGCCCACACCGCCCGAGCTGGCCGGGCTCGACGAGGGCAGCGGCTGCGCCTTCGAGCCACGCTGCCCCGAGGCCGTGGCGGCCTGCCGTACCGAGACCGTGGAGCTGTGGCCGAGCGGCCCGCGGCGCGAGGCCGCGTGCCTGCGCGTGCTGGAAGGGAGCGGGGCATGA
- a CDS encoding ABC transporter ATP-binding protein has protein sequence MRPVLEVRDLTVTYPARRGARPARAVDGVNLQVRQGEIVALVGESGCGKSTLARTLVGLVRPTGGQVLSDGEPLGYSAAALKAYRRRTQLVLQDPGGALNPRQNVFDAVAEGPRLHGLTDRLGERVHGALARAGLRPPAEFAGRFPHEMSGGQQQRVVIAGALALEPSVIVADEPVASLDASVRGEILKLILELRDSLGLSALVVSHDLGLAWNIADRVAVMYLGRIVETGTVEEVLLRPKHPYTRALLSVLPDSGGPPVLLTGEPPDPTSVPDGCRFHPRCPLRAAEQDALCDSRDLPVLTGDPSSSSLAACHLVH, from the coding sequence ATGAGACCCGTGCTCGAAGTCCGCGACCTGACGGTCACCTACCCGGCGCGCAGGGGCGCCCGGCCGGCGCGCGCCGTCGACGGGGTGAACCTCCAGGTGCGGCAGGGCGAGATCGTCGCGCTCGTCGGCGAGTCGGGATGTGGCAAGTCCACGCTGGCCAGAACCCTGGTCGGGCTGGTCAGGCCGACCGGCGGCCAGGTGCTGAGCGACGGCGAGCCCCTCGGCTACTCCGCCGCCGCGCTGAAGGCCTACCGCCGCCGCACCCAGCTCGTCCTGCAGGACCCGGGCGGCGCCCTCAACCCCAGGCAGAACGTCTTCGACGCCGTCGCCGAAGGGCCCAGGCTGCACGGCCTGACCGACCGGCTCGGCGAACGGGTGCACGGCGCGCTGGCCAGGGCCGGACTGCGGCCGCCCGCGGAGTTCGCCGGGCGCTTCCCGCACGAGATGTCCGGCGGCCAGCAGCAGCGCGTCGTCATCGCGGGGGCGCTCGCGCTCGAACCCTCGGTCATCGTCGCCGACGAGCCGGTGGCCTCGCTCGACGCCTCGGTCAGGGGCGAGATCCTCAAGCTGATCCTGGAGCTGCGGGACTCGCTCGGCCTGTCCGCGCTGGTCGTCAGCCACGACCTCGGCCTGGCCTGGAACATCGCCGACAGGGTCGCGGTCATGTACCTCGGCAGGATCGTCGAGACCGGCACGGTCGAGGAGGTCCTGCTGCGCCCCAAGCACCCCTACACCAGGGCGCTGCTGTCGGTGCTGCCCGACTCGGGCGGGCCGCCCGTGCTGCTCACCGGCGAGCCGCCGGACCCGACCTCCGTCCCCGACGGCTGCCGCTTCCACCCCAGGTGCCCGCTCAGGGCGGCCGAGCAGGACGCGCTGTGCGACAGCCGCGACCTGCCCGTCCTGACCGGCGACCCGTCGTCCTCCAGCCTCGCCGCCTGCCATCTCGTCCACTGA
- a CDS encoding S66 peptidase family protein, with translation MTAFLRPPALRPGARVAVIAASSPPNQANLDRGLVAMEQVGLKPEVFASSRVGGTEYDYLAGDDVLRADDLTKALGDPAFDAVFCAGGGYGMQRTLELVDWSKIDAARPKVVVGYSDVTALLEAIAVKLGWASLFGPMVACDGFYEGPGEYDFDELMKLLFHPETVTELVFPDARTVVPGIAEGHTLGGTATLLAASIGTDTSLPARGAILFLEDVDEELFRMDRYITQLRRATYSDGVAGILLGTFTNCGEPRDVERMLVERLSDLGVPVLAGADIGHGISMQTYPIGVRARLDTGAGRLSFLEPVLIS, from the coding sequence ATGACCGCTTTCCTCCGCCCGCCCGCCCTGCGACCCGGCGCCCGCGTCGCCGTCATCGCCGCCAGCAGCCCGCCCAACCAGGCCAACCTGGACCGCGGCCTGGTGGCGATGGAGCAGGTCGGCCTCAAGCCCGAGGTGTTCGCCTCCTCGCGGGTCGGCGGGACCGAGTACGACTACCTGGCCGGCGACGACGTCCTGCGGGCGGACGACCTGACCAAGGCGCTCGGCGACCCGGCCTTCGACGCGGTCTTCTGCGCCGGCGGCGGGTACGGCATGCAGCGCACGCTGGAGCTGGTCGACTGGTCGAAGATCGACGCGGCCAGGCCGAAGGTCGTGGTGGGCTACTCCGACGTGACCGCGCTGCTGGAGGCGATCGCGGTCAAGCTCGGCTGGGCGTCGCTGTTCGGTCCCATGGTCGCCTGCGACGGCTTCTACGAAGGGCCGGGCGAGTACGACTTCGACGAGCTGATGAAGCTGCTGTTCCACCCGGAGACGGTGACCGAGCTGGTCTTCCCCGACGCCAGGACCGTCGTGCCCGGCATCGCGGAAGGTCACACGCTGGGCGGCACGGCCACGCTGCTGGCCGCCTCGATCGGCACCGACACCTCGCTGCCCGCCCGCGGCGCGATCCTCTTCCTGGAGGACGTGGACGAGGAGCTGTTCCGGATGGACCGCTACATCACCCAGCTCCGCCGGGCCACCTACAGCGACGGCGTGGCCGGGATCCTGCTCGGCACCTTCACCAACTGCGGCGAGCCGCGCGACGTGGAGCGGATGCTGGTGGAGCGGCTGAGCGACCTCGGGGTGCCGGTCCTCGCCGGGGCGGACATCGGGCACGGGATCTCGATGCAGACCTACCCGATCGGGGTCAGGGCCCGGCTCGACACCGGGGCGGGCAGGCTGAGCTTCCTGGAGCCGGTGCTCATCTCCTGA
- a CDS encoding nitroreductase/quinone reductase family protein produces the protein MSKEQAETWAGFDVNELQRQVIAEFRANNGKMSGMFEGWTLAVLTTVGAKSGLRRESILGYLEFAGKGIIVASSNGADKHPAWYHNIRKNPIVTVETGSDTYQAIAAIPPAQERDKLFDRVIAEAPGYADHQARTAREIPVVVLHRIGPKPGEERVKGMGDWIVEVHDWLRKELETLRAQADRAIEGGMDTIERTPPDLAQQMRTHCLNFCGALKKHHSGEDTAVFPMLAKQFPALAPALAQLGEEHKVVARLQDDIQQLVDSFVPGETDSVQLRADLERLADQLESHFRYEEETIVTALNAMAPAPEFG, from the coding sequence ATGAGCAAGGAACAGGCCGAGACCTGGGCGGGCTTCGACGTCAATGAGCTCCAGCGTCAGGTCATCGCCGAGTTTCGGGCGAACAACGGGAAGATGAGCGGCATGTTCGAGGGCTGGACGTTGGCCGTGCTGACGACCGTCGGAGCCAAGAGCGGCCTGCGACGGGAGAGCATCCTGGGATATCTTGAATTCGCCGGAAAAGGGATCATCGTCGCGTCCTCGAATGGCGCCGACAAGCACCCCGCGTGGTATCACAACATCCGCAAGAACCCGATCGTAACGGTCGAGACGGGTAGCGACACCTATCAGGCGATCGCCGCCATCCCGCCGGCCCAGGAGCGTGACAAGCTCTTCGACCGCGTGATCGCCGAGGCGCCGGGGTACGCCGACCACCAGGCCAGGACGGCCCGGGAGATCCCGGTCGTCGTACTGCACCGGATCGGCCCCAAGCCCGGCGAGGAGCGGGTCAAGGGCATGGGCGACTGGATCGTCGAGGTGCACGACTGGCTGCGCAAGGAGCTCGAGACGCTCCGCGCCCAGGCCGACCGGGCGATCGAGGGCGGCATGGACACGATCGAGCGGACGCCGCCGGACCTCGCCCAGCAGATGCGCACCCACTGCCTGAACTTCTGCGGGGCGCTGAAGAAGCATCACAGCGGCGAGGACACGGCCGTGTTCCCGATGCTGGCCAAGCAGTTCCCTGCACTCGCTCCGGCGCTGGCGCAGCTCGGCGAGGAGCACAAGGTGGTAGCGCGGCTGCAGGACGACATCCAGCAGCTCGTCGACAGCTTCGTACCCGGTGAAACCGACTCCGTGCAGCTGCGCGCCGACCTGGAGCGGCTGGCGGACCAGCTGGAGTCCCACTTCAGGTACGAGGAGGAGACGATCGTGACGGCGCTCAACGCCATGGCCCCAGCTCCCGAATTCGGCTGA
- a CDS encoding alpha/beta hydrolase has translation MRNLARLSAVGASTAVLAAGLVAPAQAAATSWGACPTGPGVDARQECATLQVPMDYRTPGGPTISLAVSRIRTAKPALRRGVLLIIPGGPGSPGLNRPSVQVERLPQDVLDRYDIVGFDPRGVGRSSPVSCGLETRDLSLTRLKPYPGADGGIAENVAWSRRIAEACARNGGPLIRHISTRNEARDIDMIRRALGEQKISYWGVSYGTYVGAVHATMFPERTDRAVLDSNDDPDPRRVARQWLANYAVGVEDRFPDFATWAAARDGEYGLGADAAAVRRTFLELAAGLDREPRPWPGADGEELSGNLLRETMLNALYSDANFPMLAGLMRAALTSGELPPPNTPPAAALQNTAAHAGATMCNDVEWPSSVERHRRQVARDRAAHPLTAGMPVNMGPCAFWPFEPAERPVRVSSHGPANVLLIQNLRDPSTPYSGALKMRQAFGQRARMVSVDSGGHGVYLANGNACGDQAVTDFLTTGNLPSRDKAC, from the coding sequence ATGCGAAACCTTGCGAGACTGTCAGCCGTCGGAGCATCCACCGCCGTCCTCGCCGCAGGGCTCGTGGCCCCCGCGCAGGCGGCGGCCACCTCCTGGGGCGCCTGCCCCACAGGGCCCGGTGTCGACGCGCGGCAGGAATGCGCCACCCTTCAGGTCCCCATGGACTACCGGACGCCCGGCGGACCGACGATCTCGCTGGCGGTGTCGCGGATCAGGACCGCCAAGCCCGCGCTGCGCCGTGGCGTGCTGCTGATCATCCCCGGCGGGCCGGGCAGCCCGGGCCTGAACCGGCCCAGTGTCCAGGTCGAACGGCTGCCGCAGGACGTGCTCGACCGCTACGACATCGTCGGGTTCGACCCGCGCGGTGTGGGCCGGAGCTCGCCCGTTTCGTGCGGGTTGGAGACCCGGGATCTCTCGCTCACCAGGCTCAAGCCGTACCCCGGCGCCGACGGCGGCATCGCCGAGAACGTCGCCTGGTCGCGCAGGATCGCCGAGGCCTGCGCCCGCAACGGCGGGCCGCTCATCCGGCACATCAGCACCCGCAACGAGGCCAGGGACATCGACATGATCCGCCGGGCGCTGGGCGAGCAGAAGATCTCCTACTGGGGCGTCTCCTACGGCACCTACGTGGGCGCCGTCCACGCCACCATGTTCCCCGAGCGCACCGACCGGGCCGTCCTGGACAGCAACGACGACCCCGACCCGCGCCGGGTGGCGCGGCAGTGGCTGGCCAACTACGCCGTCGGCGTGGAAGACCGCTTCCCCGACTTCGCCACCTGGGCGGCGGCCCGTGACGGCGAGTACGGCCTCGGCGCCGACGCGGCGGCGGTCCGCCGCACCTTCCTCGAACTCGCGGCCGGACTGGACCGCGAGCCCCGGCCGTGGCCGGGCGCCGACGGCGAGGAACTGAGCGGCAACCTTCTGCGGGAGACCATGCTCAACGCGCTCTATTCCGACGCGAACTTCCCCATGCTGGCCGGGCTCATGCGGGCCGCCCTGACCTCGGGCGAACTGCCCCCGCCGAACACGCCGCCGGCGGCCGCCCTGCAGAACACCGCCGCCCACGCCGGCGCGACCATGTGCAACGACGTCGAGTGGCCGAGTTCGGTCGAGCGGCACCGGCGGCAGGTGGCGCGCGACCGGGCCGCCCACCCGCTGACCGCGGGTATGCCGGTCAACATGGGGCCGTGCGCCTTCTGGCCCTTCGAGCCCGCCGAGCGACCCGTGCGGGTCAGCTCGCACGGCCCGGCCAACGTGCTGCTCATCCAGAACCTGCGTGACCCGTCGACGCCGTACAGCGGCGCGCTGAAGATGCGCCAGGCGTTCGGGCAGCGGGCCCGTATGGTCAGCGTCGACTCAGGCGGCCACGGCGTCTACCTCGCCAACGGCAACGCCTGCGGCGACCAGGCCGTCACCGACTTCCTGACCACCGGGAACCTGCCGTCCCGCGACAAGGCCTGCTAG
- a CDS encoding ArsR/SmtB family transcription factor, which yields MSHRPAPQHVHPDDVSVLTALTALADPVRLQLVRELAASEDWSRSCSTFDVPVGKPALSHHFAVLRSAGLIEQRDAGPRRVNRLRRAEFDRRFPGLLDLTLREE from the coding sequence TTGAGCCACCGGCCCGCGCCCCAGCACGTCCACCCCGACGACGTGTCCGTCCTGACCGCGCTCACCGCGCTCGCCGACCCGGTCCGCCTCCAGCTCGTCCGCGAGCTGGCCGCCTCCGAGGACTGGTCACGCTCCTGCAGCACCTTCGACGTGCCCGTCGGCAAGCCCGCGCTCAGCCATCACTTCGCGGTGCTGCGCTCGGCCGGGCTCATCGAGCAGCGCGACGCCGGCCCCAGGCGCGTCAACCGGCTGCGCCGGGCGGAGTTCGACCGGCGCTTCCCGGGGCTGCTGGACCTGACGCTGCGCGAGGAGTGA
- a CDS encoding quinone oxidoreductase family protein, whose translation MHAIIVKELGGPEVLRLAETALPEPAPGEVTVDVAYAGVNFADIKARGAGYRVTALPFVPGLEVSGHVRAVGEGVSGLRPGQEVVAFVDGGGYAETVAVPAATVFPLPAGVSLRTGASLPTVLPTAHALLHEVGRLRAGESVLVQGAAGGVGAAAGQLARLGGAGAVYGVVSSPGKAEQALKYGYDEVFVGDGFPEDVRRATGGRGVDLALDPVGGETLLRTLGCLSLFGRLVSFGNAGGGPAWQVGQAELYTGAHSVSGFSILNLAKSDPRALADIAGRAFRPVTTGELELPVTAEFPLAEAAEAHRLVETRTTTGKLLLKVS comes from the coding sequence ATGCACGCGATCATTGTGAAGGAACTCGGCGGACCCGAGGTGCTGCGTCTCGCGGAGACCGCGCTGCCGGAGCCCGCGCCGGGTGAGGTGACCGTCGACGTCGCCTACGCGGGTGTCAACTTCGCCGACATCAAGGCCCGCGGCGCCGGCTACCGCGTGACCGCCCTTCCCTTCGTCCCCGGTCTGGAGGTGTCCGGCCACGTCCGCGCCGTCGGCGAGGGGGTGAGCGGGCTGCGGCCCGGCCAGGAGGTCGTCGCGTTCGTCGACGGCGGTGGTTACGCCGAGACCGTCGCCGTCCCCGCGGCCACCGTCTTCCCGCTGCCGGCCGGGGTCTCGCTGCGCACCGGGGCGTCCCTGCCCACCGTCCTGCCGACCGCGCACGCCCTCCTCCACGAGGTGGGACGGCTGCGCGCGGGTGAGAGCGTCCTCGTCCAGGGCGCGGCGGGCGGGGTCGGCGCGGCCGCCGGCCAGCTGGCCCGGCTCGGCGGCGCGGGCGCGGTGTACGGAGTGGTCTCCAGCCCCGGGAAGGCGGAGCAGGCGCTGAAGTACGGCTACGACGAGGTGTTCGTCGGCGACGGGTTCCCCGAGGACGTGCGCCGGGCGACCGGCGGCCGCGGCGTGGACCTCGCCCTCGATCCGGTCGGAGGTGAGACCCTCCTGCGCACCCTGGGCTGCCTGTCCCTCTTCGGGCGCCTCGTCTCCTTCGGCAACGCCGGTGGCGGCCCCGCCTGGCAGGTGGGCCAGGCCGAGCTGTACACCGGAGCGCATTCGGTGAGCGGATTCTCCATCCTCAACCTCGCCAAGTCCGATCCGCGGGCGCTGGCCGACATCGCCGGCCGGGCCTTCCGCCCCGTCACGACCGGGGAGCTGGAGCTGCCCGTGACCGCCGAATTCCCTCTCGCCGAGGCCGCCGAGGCGCACCGCCTCGTCGAGACCCGGACCACCACCGGCAAGCTGCTGCTGAAGGTCTCCTAG